Below is a window of Streptomyces spongiicola DNA.
CCCCGTCGTCCGTGTCATGCCCAACACCCCCGTCCTCGTCGACGAGGGCATGTCGGTGATCTCGGGCGGCAGCCACGCCACCGCCGAGCACCTGGCCCACACCGAGGAGATCTTCGGTGGAGTGGGCAAGACCCTCCGGGTCCCCGAGTCCCAGCAGGACGCCGCCACCGCCCTGTCCGGCTCCGGCCCCGCCTACTTCTACTTCCTGGTCGAGGCCATGACCGACGCGGGCATCCTGCTCGGCCTGCCGCGGGCCCAGGCCCACGACCTGATCGTCCAGGCTGCCATCGGTGCCGCGGTGATGCTCCGCGACTCCGGTGAGCACCCGGTGAAGCTCCGCGAGGCCGTCACCTCCCCGGCGGGGACCACCATCAACGCCATCCGGGAACTCGAGAACCACGGCGTCCGCGCCGCACTCATCGCCGCGCTCGAAGCGGCCCGCGACCGCAGCCGCGAACTCGCCTCCGGCAACGGATGACGGCGGGCGGCCGCACAGCCGAGTCCGGCGACGCCGGGGGCCGGCGTCCGCCACGGCTTCGCGACCGCGGACCCGCCGGCTCCGATGCCCCGGCGGCCACCGGCACGACCGGAGGCGGCTCACGGCCACCTCCGGTCGGGGCACGCCCCGGACAGGGGCTCACCTCCCCGCGGCGGCCACCAGCCCGTCCGTCGACACCACCGAAGCGAATCCGCCGCCGTGCAGCGACACGGCGGTGGCCCGCGCCAGCTCATCGGCCTCCAGACGCCAGCCGAAGGGCCCCTCGAGGTCGAAGGTGTGGGTCGCGTCCAGCGCGAACAGCACCTCGTACCCCAGGTTCCCGCCCATCCGCGCCGTGGTCTCCGCGCACATGTTGGTCTGGATCCCGGCGACCACGAACTGGCGCACCCCCTGGGACCCGAACCACCGCGCCAGATCCGGCGTCCCGTAGAACGCGGAGTTCACGGTCTTCGTCACCAGCAGTTCCGGTCCTCCGCCGCTCCCCCTCCTGCGCTCCACGTAGTCCTTGAACCCGTTGCCCGGGTGGCCGGGCCGCAGGGGCGACTCCGCGCTCGACGAGTCGTGCCGCACGTAGACGACCGGACGGCCGCTTCCCTGCCACGCGTCGATCAGCGACGTGCTGTGCCTGGTCGTCGCCCACGGGGACCTCGTCCGTCGCGTACGCCAGGATGTCCGCCGCCATCAGCACCGGGTACGTGAGCAGGGAAAGCCGCACGCCCACCCCCGCGGCCCTCGCCTGTGCGCCCTTCTCCTTGTACTGGATCATCCGCCGCATCTCGCCGTCCGTGGCGGTGCACTCGAGCAGACAGGAGAGCCGGGCGTGCCCGTCTCCCTGCTCCTGCCGGAGCCACCGCGGCCGGTGGGCCGGGCCGCCCCTCTGAGGAGGAAGGAGAACGGCCGCCGAGGCGGCGGCCGTGGATGCGCGCGTGACTGCCGGCCGCCGTCAGGCGGCCCACCACCGGAAGGTGCACGCGGGCGCGGTCATGACCGGGGACTACGCCGAGGGAGCGCGGTTGACACGCAAATCGGCGGTCCGTATAGTCCTTCGGGTTGTCCGACGTGAGCACCGACCCAGGTCGGCCCCGGGCAGCCAACCCGCAAGAACCACTCCAAGCGAGCGACACGCTGTCGTTTCGCTTTCTGTGTGCTTTTGCGAAATGAGGAATCCGTGTTCGAAGGAGCACGGCTCCGATTAGCGTCGGAGGCGGTGATTCCGCTAAAGTCTCACTCGCCGGAACGGCCTGGTGGCCGGAAAGGCAGTCCCCTCCGATTGGGAATCGGGTCCGAAAGGATCTGATAGAGTCGGAACCGCCGGAAAGGGAATTCGCGGAAGCGGAGGAACGGACTGGCAGCCCGCTCCAGCGGGTGGCGGAGAAGGAAATCGGATCTGCTAGGCTGGAAACACCGAAGGGAAGCGCCCGGAGGAAAGCCCCAGAGAGTGTTCTGCGGGTGAGTACGATGGAAGCGTCCGTTCCTTGAGAACTCAACAGCGTGCCAAAAGTCAACGCCAGATATGTTGATAACCCCGTCCATCCGGATCATTGTTCGGTTCGGTTGGTCGTGGTTCCTTTGAAAAACACAGCGAGGACGCTGTGGACCGGGAGGACTATTCCTTCTCCTGGTTCCGCTCTCGTGATGTGTTCGCCCCGATTACGGGGAAGCATTCACGGAGAGTTTGATCCTGGCTCAGGACGAACGCTGGCGGCGTGCTTAACACATGCAAGTCGAACGATGAACCTCTTTCGGGAGGGGATTAGTGGCGAACGGGTGAGTAACACGTGGGCAATCTGCCCTGCACTCTGGGACAAGCCCTGGAAACGGGGTCTAATACCGGATATGACCATCGGGGGCATCCCTGGTGGTGGAAAGCTCCGGCGGTGCAGGATGAGCCCGCGGCCTATCAGCTTGTTGGTGGGGTGATGGCCTACCAAGGCGACGACGGGTAGCCGGCCTGAGAGGGCGACCGGCCACACTGGGACTGAGACACGGCCCAGACTCCTACGGGAGGCAGCAGTGGGGAATATTGCACAATGGGCGGAAGCCTGATGCAGCGACGCCGCGTGAGGGATGACGGCCTTCGGGTTGTAAACCTCTTTCAGCAGGGAAGAAGCGTGAGTGACGGTACCTGCAGAAGAAGCGCCGGCTAACTACGTGCCAGCAGCCGCGGTAATACGTAGGGCGCGAGCGTTGTCCGGAATTATTGGGCGTAAAGAGCTCGTAGGCGGCTTGTCGCGTCGGTTGTGAAAGCCCGGGGCTTAACCCCGGGTCTGCAGTCGATACGGGCAGGCTAGAGTTCGGTAGGGGAGATCGGAATTCCTGGTGTAGCGGTGAAATGCGCAGATATCAGGAGGAACACCGGTGGCGAAGGCGGATCTCTGGGCCGATACTGACGCTGAGGAGCGAAAGCGTGGGGAGCGAACAGGATTAGATACCCTGGTAGTCCACGCCGTAAACGTTGGGCACTAGGTGTGGGCGACATTCCACGTCGTCCGTGCCGCAGCTAACGCATTAAGTGCCCCGCCTGGGGAGTACGGCCGCAAGGCTAAAACTCAAAGGAATTGACGGGGGCCCGCACAAGCGGCGGAGCATGTGGCTTAATTCGACGCAACGCGAAGAACCTTACCAAGGCTTGACATACACCGGAAAGCATCAGAGATGGTGCCCCCCTTGTGGTCGGTGTACAGGTGGTGCATGGCTGTCGTCAGCTCGTGTCGTGAGATGTTGGGTTAAGTCCCGCAACGAGCGCAACCCCTGTCCTGTGTTGCCAGCGGGTCATGCCGGGGACTCACAGGAGACCGCCGGGGTCAACTCGGAGGAAGGTGGGGACGACGTCAAGTCATCATGCCCCTTATGTCTTGGGCTGCACACGTGCTACAATGGCCGGTACAATGAGCTGCGATGCCGTGAGGTGGAGCGAATCTCAAAAAGCCGGTCTCAGTTCGGATTGGGGTCTGCAACTCGACCCCATGAAGTCGGAGTCGCTAGTAATCGCAGATCAGCATTGCTGCGGTGAATACGTTCCCGGGCCTTGTACACACCGCCCGTCACGTCACGAAAGTCGGTAACACCCGAAGCCGGTGGCCCAACCCTTGGGAGGGAGCCGTCGAAGGTGGGACTGGCGATTGGGACGAAGTCGTAACAAGGTAGCCGTACCGGAAGGTGCGGCTGGATCACCTCCTTTCTAAGGAGCACTTCTCACCACCACTTGTGGTGGTCAGAGGCCAGTACATCGGCGAGTGTCCGATGCTGGTTGCTCATGGGTGGAACGTTGACTATTCGGCATACTCGACCGGTTTCCCCGGTGTCTAGTACTGCTCTTCGGAGCGTGGAACGAGACGGGGGTCGGTGAGGGTGTCGGGCGCGCTGTTGGGTGTCTGAGGGTGCGGACTTTTTGGTCTGCCCTTCTTGCGCCGGCCCCAGTGAACTCGTTGCTTGATGTGGCGGGGTAGTGGGTGGCTGGTCGTTGTTTGAGAACTGCACAGTGGACGCGAGCATCTGTGGCCAAGTTTTTAAGGGCGCACGGTGGATGCCTTGGCACCAGGAACCGATGAAGGACGTGGGAGGCCGCGATAGGCCCCGGGGAGCTGTCAACCGAGCTGTGATCCGGGGGTGTCCGAATGGGGAAACCCGGCAGTCGTCATGGGCTGTCACCCGCTGCTGAACACATAGGCAGTGTGGAGGGAACGAGGGGAAGTGAAACATCTCAGTACCCTCAGGAAGAGAAAACAACCGTGATTCCGGGAGTAGTGGCGAGCGAAACCGGATGAGGCTAAACCGTATGTGTGTGATACCCGGCAGGGGTTGCGCATGCGGGGTTGTGGGATTGCTTTTTCATTGTCTGCCGGCGATGAGGCGAGTGAGAAACCGTTGATGTAGGCGAAGGGCATGCGAAAGGCCCGGCGTAGAGGGTAAGACCCCCGTAGCTGAAACATTAGCGGCTCGTTTGAGTTATTCCCAAGTAGCACGGGGCCCGAGAAATCCCGTGTGAATCTGGCGGGACCACCCGCTAAGCCTAAATATTCCCTGGTGACCGATAGCGGATAGTACCGTGAGGGAATGGTGAAAAGTACCGCGGGAGCGGAGTGAAATAGTACCTGAAACCGTGTGCCTACAAGCCGTGGGAGCGTCGGACGTGTTTTGCACGTCTCGTGACTGCGTGCCTTTTGAAGAATGAGCCTGCGAGTTAGCGGTGTGTAGCGAGGTTAACCCGTGTGGGGGAGCCGTAGCGAAAGCGAGTCCGAAGAGGGCGTTTGAGTTGCACGCTCTAGACCCGAAGCGGAGTGATCTAGCCATGGGCAGGTTGAAGCGGAGGTAAGACTTCGTGGAGGACCGAACCCACCAGGGTTGAAAACCTGGGGGATGACCTGTGGTTAGGGGTGAAAGGCCAATCAAACTCCGTGATAGCTGGTTCTCCCCGAAATGCATTTAGGTGCAGCGTCGTGTGTTTCTTGCCGGAGGTAGAGCACTGGATAGGCGATGGGCCCTACCGGGTTACTGACCTTAGCCAAACTCCGAATGCCGGTAAGTGAGAGCGCGGCAGTGAGACTGTGGGGGATAAGCTCCATGGTCGAGAGGGAAACAGCCCAGAGCATCGA
It encodes the following:
- the proC gene encoding pyrroline-5-carboxylate reductase, producing the protein MTQTVAVLGTGKIGEALLSGMIRAGWPASALLVTTRRADRAEELRTRYGVGAVTNADAAKRADTLILAVKPQDMGRLLDELAPHVAADRLVISAAAGITTATIESRLAPDTPVVRVMPNTPVLVDEGMSVISGGSHATAEHLAHTEEIFGGVGKTLRVPESQQDAATALSGSGPAYFYFLVEAMTDAGILLGLPRAQAHDLIVQAAIGAAVMLRDSGEHPVKLREAVTSPAGTTINAIRELENHGVRAALIAALEAARDRSRELASGNG